The window CAAGCTGCAGGCCACAGCTGTGGGACCCAAGGACCTGCGCAGCGCCATGGGGGAGGGTGGTGGGCCTGAGCCAGGCCCTGCCAATGCTAAATGGCTAAAGGAGGGCCAGAACCAGCTCCGGCGGGCTGCCACAGCCCACCGTGACCAGAACCGCAATGTGACCTTGACCCTGGCAGAAGAAGCCAACCAGGAGCCTGAAATGGCACCATTAGGCCCCAAAGGTCTGATGCATCTATACTCTGAGCTGGAGCTCTCAGCCCACAATGCAGCCAACCGAGGGCTTCGAGGACCTGGCCTTATCATCAGCACCCAAGAGCAAGGGCCAGATGAAGGAGAGGAGAAGGCAGCAGGGGAGGCCGAGGAGGATGACGAAGATGAGGatgaggacgaggaggaggactTGTCTTCTCCCCCAGGGCTGCCTGAACCCCTGGAGAGTGTGGGCCCCCCTGGGCCTCAGATCCTTACAGATGGCCCCCGGGAACACAGCAAGAGTGCCAGCCTTCTATTTGGTATGCGGAACAGTGCAGCCAGTGATGAGGACTCAAGCTGGGCTACCTTATCCCAGGGAAGCCCCTCCTATGGCTCCCCAGAAGACACAGGTACCTTGTAGAATTTGACATGGGAATGTGGGAGGGCATGGAGTCAGAGATCAGGCTTCACACAGAGGCCAGGGCCAGCCCAGATGTGAGTTGCGGAATCCATGTCCTTGGTCCTCAGTAGTTCATGACCAAATTATCTCATCCAGAGAGTGTGTGGACAGTTTGATACCTCTATTGATCCTGTGTGCCATGATGGATGGATCTATTTGTTATGCATGCCATCATGGTTAATATATGGATTAGTCAGTTTATTGGACACTTACTACGTATTGGGCACTTACTGGCCCTCTGCTCAGCATTATCATATTTAATAGTCACAGTAATGTTGTGATGTAGATATTGTATTTATGCCCATATTGCAAATGATGAAAAAGATGCCTAGAAAAGTTTAGTAGTTTTTAGAAGATCACAGAACTGAGATCTAAACCTGGTCTGAATTTAGGCCTGATCTCTCGGTCCTGTGTTACTCTGCCACCAATGCATACAGCAGGAGGCACTGTGGTATGCTTGGCAGCCTGCTGCTTTAGCAGGCTAGGTCTGGAGGGAGCAATCAGTACCTCCACACAGAAGTCTCTTTGGAAAAACTGgcagtattttgtatttatgaTCCACATGCCTTGTGCAAAGCACCATGGCCATTGCAGTGATAGTTTGCCAGAAATAGGATATTGACCAAAAGttagggaaaaaaggaagaattaacgtatgttattttttttgtgtgtgtggtgggggataGATATTAGTATTATAAGATTGATCATTAAGTGTATCACACTTAAATTAGTTGACATTTGCTAATATTTCACAGAGATATGGACAGAGCTGAGAAACAGAGAAGATCACAGACTATATCTACAACCTAGAAATTCTGTGAATGGGAGTAAAGATTAggggggctgggcatggtggcacatgtctgtaattccagcaactctggaagctaaggcaggaggattgcaagtttgaggtcaacgtCAGGAATTTAGCAATtgctatctcaaaattaaaaaaaaaaaaacaaaaaaaaacaaagattgcggatgtaactcagtggcaaagcacccttggtttcaatctctagtaccccacTCCCCAAAAAAGTGGTGGAGTGTTGGGAAtgttagtggtagagtacccctgagtttaatccctagtactgtaaaaaaaaattagaaaaattgggAGGCTAGGAATGCAGCTCAATGATAGAATGCTTGcgtagtatgcatgaggccccaggtttgatcccagtgcaaaaaaaaaaaaaagggaaagactCCCATTTTCACCAGGCAGTGGACTTCATACCCAGACCCCAAACTGTGGGTCCTTTGCAGGAAACATGCAATTCAGATGAACTTAGAGCACACTATTCCCTTTCAAAAAATTTAGTATGGATATTTTGAAGTATATACAGAAAACAGAGGTAATAGAATAATGAGCCTGGTTTACTCTTGACCCAGTTTCAATAATTACTAATACATAGTTAATCTTGCTACATGTATGCCCCCACCCACTTCTGGGTCCCAGCCTGTTATTTTGAACAAACAGTTTCATCTGTAAATGTTTGCATATGCAtttctgcaagaaaaaaaaaactctttaaaaaatactacaaTTCCAATATCATATCTACAACATTTGAGCAATTCCTTATTATCATCAAATTCTCAGTCAATGTCGGCATTCTCCCTGTTGTCTAATAAATGACCCTGCTTTTTAGGAACTTCAGACTGTGAAATCAGTATCCAAATAGGTCTGTGGTTGATGTCTCTTAAAGTTTCTTTTAATCTACAAGTTCCCActatttctctccttatttttcaggtttgttttgtttttttttttttaaactggagaaACTATGTTATCTGATGTGGGGTTTTTGGACTTTTCAGACTCATTCCCTGCGGTGGTGTTTAGCATTTTCCTTTTCCCCTAGATTTCATATAAATTAGTAGAAAGTTTCAGAACTTGGATCAGATTCAGATTtgaggagttttgttttgtttttgtaagaaCACTTTATAGGTGGCATCGAGTATACAAAAGCATCTCTTTTTATGAAGTTAGTGGCTTTTGATGGTCATCAATTCCACCCCACACCACCCTGTTccactcccttttttttttccagcacttggaattgaacccaggggtactctaccactgagctacgttcccagccctttttattttatattttgagacagggtcttgcagagttgtccaggctgacctccaatttgtgatcattcagcttcagcctcctgagtatctgggattagaggcatgtaccactgagcctGGTACCTACAACCCTTAAGAAGGGACAGCCTTTGTTTCACTCCAGCTGATTATTTTTAGGATTGTGGGTAAAATGTAGTCTCAAAGGAATCAATTCAAGAGAAACTGAAAATTAGATATTGATATAAAATATCCCAATTTCTAAACATTAGCaactaattctgttttttttttttttttccaaaaagcacTGTGTAGGCCACACAGAATCTGAGACTTGTGTCAATCTGCAGGTCACAGGTGACTAACTAGCAAACCTAGGGAGTATGAGTCTTGGCCAAATAGAGGCTTAGTGGCTTCTAGGTGATCACTAGCAGCTGCACTTATCAGCCTGTGGGAGTTGTGGGGTAGAAGTGCTCAAGAACTGGGAATGGTATGCAGGTATGGGCAGAAATCTCAGTAAGGAGGTGGGAGTGGCAAGAGGAGTCTTAAGGATCATGCACTGGTGGAGATTGTGGGTATTGAAGGTAGAAGTGTGGGGACAGTCCCAGCAAGGGGTTGGGTCACTGCTTACTCTTGTGATTGTTGCTGTGACCATGAAGGCCACAAAGGTTTGAGTTCTTGTAGGAATGGGAATAGGATGGAGcacaaattattttctcctttgcatACTAAGATCTTCACAAAGTTGTTGATGGGATGCCTAAATACATGAATGAGTGAATTAAATGAATggatgataaatgaatgaatgaactttaCTACCTATTTTGGGTTCATACCAGGTTCTGTACTTGTCCTAAATGCTGGGAATGTGTACTACACAGGAAATGTGTTCTTACCCTCTTGGCACTCACAGTCCAGTGGAGAGACAGAAGTAGCTACAATATGTATGATCAGCTGGAATGTTGGGGAAGTGTAGGAGGAATCTTTACCTgcctgtgtgtggtggtgggggacAGGGGAGTGGGTCATTTTCAAGAAGTGACTTTTACACTGATATCTGATGGAGGAGTAGATGATTGAGAGGAGGTAGGCTGGGCTTGGGCAGATTGGTGGAAACTAGATAGGAAAATGGAAACCAGTTATGAGGATGTTGCAGTAATCCAGgttaaaaaacaacagcaacaaaaatagtGCTAGTAGTCTGGACTGTGATAGTGATTTGGGATGGAGAGTGATTTACTTAATCACTCATTCAGTGATTAAGTAAATCACTGAATCCTGAGCACATGAGTATACCTGACTTAGCTATTAAGGTGTTTATGAATGAacgaaggaagaaaggaaggaatgaaacaTGAATATTTGCATTCATGTGTGGATGCCTGCATGAATTGAGGCAGGAAAGTGTACATTCTGGAATTAATGCATGTGTGTGGAAGCAAAGGCCCTGGTGAGTTGTGCTTGGAGAGAGATGTGCCAAGCTCCAGAAGGGCCTCCCAGATGGTCAAGGGGGGAGAAGCTGCCCTCCAGGACAGATCGGAAGGATGAAGCTCTTTGAAGCAGGAAGGTACAGGCTGACAGAGAAGGCAGATGGATTGATGTGTGTGACTCATGAGATGGTGAACTGAACCCAGATTCCAGAAGTGTCTAATCCTCCATAAAGAGGGCTGCCCTAGCACTGTGGAGGGCAGGGGCTCCTAGTTGCCGGTGTCCCTGGAAGGTTTTAGCAGGGAATCCTTGAGTGCAATGGAGGGTCTCTGGGGAAGAACTTGCATTTGATGAGTCTCAGCTGAGTGCCAGAGCCTGATGTGGGGATTGGAGAGATAGTGATCACTGCCTAGAAGGCAGATAGATGGGCAAGAAGAGCCCCTCCTCATTGGGCATCTGTGGGAGTATCTCATTCGTAAGCTGAGGATTGTGAAGCACCTTGCACACCTCATGTCAGGTGTGCAAACACTTTGGTGTAACCACACCCACTACCAGCCCCTCTGTGCCTTGTTGCCCAGCATCCAGGGTCTTGAGACTGCCTGTCCCTCAGTGCTGCCTCTTGGACCAGTCAGGATTCCTGGTTTCCCTGGTAACGGGAAGCACGTCAGCAGTCTGGGCGCTCCCAGCCGGTCCTGTGCTGCCGTTGCCGAGGAGACGCTGCAGCCTAGCTGGGCCCTGGAAGGTGagggggggtggtgctgggaaGCCCCAAGCCCTGCCTCAAGCTTGCGAGGGTCCAGGCCCTCAAGGACCACCCTTGGGTTCAAATTGCTGGGCAGGTTCTAGGCAGGGGAAGGATCCCTGAGGGCCTTGAAGCCACACCCTATTTATGCTGAGAGCTTTAGGCTCTGCAGGGATCTAGGTGGCTGGGGTATTCCCTAGTGGCTGAGCCTCCTGGTGTTCCTAAGATTAGGCTTGATTGTGGCATTGAAGTTACTGCTGAAGGGTAGGATGGAGATTCTGGATTGGGGGAGAGTGGCCAGGGTCAGGAGGAACAGGTATGAGCAGGAAAGGCTAGGGTCTCATGAGACCCCCACTTCCTACTCCCATCCTCACCCCAAAGAGATTCTCTAGTATGGTGGTCTTGGCCCCTCCCTGGTGAGCTCCAGGCGGGGGAGGATCTTGCCTGGCAGACGTTCTGCCCTGGTGAGAAGGGGGTGGGATGAGCTTTTCTCTGCAGCCCAGCACCAGGCTGTGAGCCCAGCTggcagggctggaggggctgTGAGGAGGGAGGGTGAAAGCAGGAGGGGCCAGGAATGAGCACCATGTTCTCCCAGGACTTCTTCCTGGCCATCATCCTTCAGGATAGCAGCCCAGGTGAGGGGGTAGCACAGGACTGGGCATGATGAGGGGTGGGGCTGGCACAGAGAGCAGAAGTGGAAGATGCATGAGCTGGGTACCATGGAGGGAGTGGTTAGCTCTGCTGGTGAAGGAGGAGTGTATGTCACAGATGcatggtatgtatgtatgtacatgacGTATTTGCCTGCATCTACATGTGGCAGGGGTCATGGTATGAGTGTGATGTGGCTGACATGTGTTATGTCTGAATGGGCATCCACCTATATGTGTGGTATCCACAAATGTGTACGGTTATGGAGATGTGGAATCTGCACACCTGTGTCAGGGGCTAGTATATATAGCTAttgctatatttatatatatatcacttcgCAAGTATATGGAGTTGGTGTGTGTATTTGCCcctgcacacacatatgcacctGTATGTGATACCTGCTGTCTGTGCTGGTATTTTCTATATTTGGCATAACCTTGTGTTTGTGGCTTTATAGATATGTGCTAGGGCTTGTATATaacatgtgtgtgtacacatgtatgtgtgcaGGAGCTAGTAGGTGTGTGCACCTTTGTGTACCCCAAGATATGGATATGTATGATGTATAAGAGGTTAATTTGGGTCACCCAGCCTCTCTCTCACTCccatccttctttcttccctgctttcttccttctctccatgTGTCCACATTAGGCAGTAGCAAAGCTCAGGAGGAGACCTGAGCCATGTTGCCTGCTGGTGGCCTCCCATGAGGTGAATCAATACTGTAGGCTCTAGAAGGAAGCAGGAACCATGTTGTGCTATAGCCCTTCCCCGACCCCTTCTTCTCAAACATGGGGTTTCAGGGAAGGGACTGAGCATAGGATCTGCTATCTATTTTTTGGATGGACTGACCCTTACCAAGCCTCCCACCTGGCAGATTCCTTCTGGAACCCCAACGCCTTCGAGACGGATTCCGACCTGCCGGCTGGATGGATGAGGGTCCAGGACACCTCAGGGACCTACTATTGGCACATCCCGACAGGGACCACCCAGTGGGAACCCCCTGGACAGGCCTCCCCCTCACAAGGGAACAGTCCCCAAGAGGAGTCCCAGGTAAGGCTCAATGGCCTATTGTTTCTTGACCAGGGATGGAGAGGGTGTGTGCTGCTAGAACAGGATGAAAAAACCACTCACttctcccatcccctctcccagCTCACCTGGACAGGCTTTGCCCATGGAGAAGGCTTTGAGGATGGAGAGTTTTGGAAGGTAGGTGAGGGGACCTGCTTCACTATAGAGATAGCTGAAGAAGGTACATCATTTTGGTTCTGATTCCTCAATCTCTTTCCCAAGGATGAACCCAGTGAGGAGGCCCCAATGGAACTGGGATTGAAGGACCCTGAGGAGGGGACATTACCCTTCCCAGCTCAGAGCCTCAGGTGAATCACTAGACATAGTGGGCTAGCAATGCGTTGGTCTCTTTGGAAAGGGCTTTGGGATGACTCTACATAGGGGGCACCATGTCAAGTGTTACCATTTGCCTCCAGCCCAGAGCCACTGCCCCAAGAGGAGGAGAAGGTGCCTCCACGGAATGCCAACCCAGGAATCAAGGTTTGTTCCAGACTAGTACGCATTCTTCAGACTGGAACCCCTTGTGTGGTATGCAGGTCATCCCTTCATGCTGTGCTGCGAGGGTATCTTTAGTCTTCGTGAAGCTTCCAGGTCGTAAGTTAGGAGTTCTTTTAGTCTTTAGCACAGAGCCTCTTCAGTTTTAATCCAACCAGCCAGTGATCTGCCACAGACCCTTCCAGGCTAGTCTTAGATGCTTCCTTGTACCAGCAGGGGTCTCCCCTGAGCTCTTCCTCTCCTTGACCATAGCCTATGTTAGGGACTTCTCAGTCTTAGTTCAGAATGCCCTCCCACCTGACAGGAAATTCTGTGTCCTGTGCCCAGGGCATCTCCAGTTTCAGCTCAGACTTTCTACCCCAATCCCCTCTGTGTCTGGCAGTGTTTCGCCGTGCGTTCCCTAGGCTGGGTGGAGATGACTGAGGAGGAGCTGGCTCCAGGACGCAGCAGCGTGGCAGTCAACAATTGCATCCGTCAGCTCTCCTACCACAAAAATAATCTGCATGACCCCAtgtctgggggctggggggaggTGAGGGCCTGAGCCAGGGAATTGGTGGTGCTGCGGGAGTGTGGGGGAATTGTGGGAGATGAGAGAGCTTAGCTGCACAAGGGGGGATTAGGGGAGGGGTGTTGGGCCACCCCAAGGATCCCTCCTGTGGGATGGATGAGTGACCTCAGCCTGGGACAGTGGGAAACGGCTGCCTAACAGTCCAGGGGATGATAAAAGAAGTTATGGGAGAGAGGACATGTGACCTCTACCAGAGTGAAGCCCGCAGGTGGGTGGACTGAC is drawn from Urocitellus parryii isolate mUroPar1 chromosome 4, mUroPar1.hap1, whole genome shotgun sequence and contains these coding sequences:
- the Apbb1 gene encoding amyloid beta precursor protein binding family B member 1 isoform X1 — its product is MSVPSSLSQSAINANSHGGPALSLPLPLHAAHNQLLNAKLQATAVGPKDLRSAMGEGGGPEPGPANAKWLKEGQNQLRRAATAHRDQNRNVTLTLAEEANQEPEMAPLGPKGLMHLYSELELSAHNAANRGLRGPGLIISTQEQGPDEGEEKAAGEAEEDDEDEDEDEEEDLSSPPGLPEPLESVGPPGPQILTDGPREHSKSASLLFGMRNSAASDEDSSWATLSQGSPSYGSPEDTDSFWNPNAFETDSDLPAGWMRVQDTSGTYYWHIPTGTTQWEPPGQASPSQGNSPQEESQLTWTGFAHGEGFEDGEFWKDEPSEEAPMELGLKDPEEGTLPFPAQSLSPEPLPQEEEKVPPRNANPGIKCFAVRSLGWVEMTEEELAPGRSSVAVNNCIRQLSYHKNNLHDPMSGGWGEGKDLLLQLEDETLKLVEPQSQALLHAQPIISIRVWGVGRDSGRDFAYVARDKLTQMLKCHVFRCEAPAKNIATSLHEICSKIMAERRNARCLVNGLSLDHSKLVDVPFQVEFPAPKNELVQKFQVYYLGNVPVAKPVGVDVINGALESVLSSSTREQWTPSHVSVAPATLTILHQQTEAVLGECRVRFLSFLAVGRDVHTFAFIMAAGPASFCCHMFWCEPNAASLSEAVQAACMLRYQKCLDARSQTSTSCLPAPPAESVARRVGWTVRRGVQSLWGSLKPKRLGSQTP
- the Apbb1 gene encoding amyloid beta precursor protein binding family B member 1 isoform X2, with translation MSVPSSLSQSAINANSHGGPALSLPLPLHAAHNQLLNAKLQATAVGPKDLRSAMGEGGGPEPGPANAKWLKEGQNQLRRAATAHRDQNRNVTLTLAEEANQEPEMAPLGPKGLMHLYSELELSAHNAANRGLRGPGLIISTQEQGPDEGEEKAAGEAEEDDEDEDEDEEEDLSSPPGLPEPLESVGPPGPQILTDGPREHSKSASLLFGMRNSAASDEDSSWATLSQGSPSYGSPEDTDSFWNPNAFETDSDLPAGWMRVQDTSGTYYWHIPTGTTQWEPPGQASPSQGNSPQEESQLTWTGFAHGEGFEDGEFWKDEPSEEAPMELGLKDPEEGTLPFPAQSLSPEPLPQEEEKVPPRNANPGIKGKDLLLQLEDETLKLVEPQSQALLHAQPIISIRVWGVGRDSGRDFAYVARDKLTQMLKCHVFRCEAPAKNIATSLHEICSKIMAERRNARCLVNGLSLDHSKLVDVPFQVEFPAPKNELVQKFQVYYLGNVPVAKPVGVDVINGALESVLSSSTREQWTPSHVSVAPATLTILHQQTEAVLGECRVRFLSFLAVGRDVHTFAFIMAAGPASFCCHMFWCEPNAASLSEAVQAACMLRYQKCLDARSQTSTSCLPAPPAESVARRVGWTVRRGVQSLWGSLKPKRLGSQTP